The region GTCGAGGACCGCGACCATGTCCGGCGTCGCTCCTTTTTGCGGGCCAAAAATGGCGGACGCTCCTTTCGGTCCGGTGAGCGGGTTGTCGACGTCACACGCGACGTCAATTCGGACTGACGCAAGGCGTGGATCGAGTTCAGAAAGATCAATGGTATGCAAATCGGCCAGCGCCCCGCCGCCCGGGCCGATGTCGCGGCCGTCACGGTCCAACAGCCGCGCTCCGAGCGCTTGCACCATGCCGGCCCCGCCGTCGTTTGTCGCGCTGCCGCCAATGCCGACAATCAAATGAGTGGCGCCGGCGTCAAGCGCTGCTCGAATCAGCTCGCCTGTCCCCCGCGTCGTCGTCACCAACGGATTGCGCCTGTCGCGCGGGACAAGGTGCAGCCCCGAAGCGGCCGCCATCTCAATCACCGCTGTTTTCCCGTCACCAAGCAAACCGAAAAACGCCCGCACTGGCTCACCGAGCGGTCCGGTCACTTCCGTTTCGACGATGCGGCCGCCGGTCGCGTCAACGAGCGACCGCACCGTTCCTTCCCCGCCGTCAGCCATAGGCACTTTGATGTATTCTGCATCCGGAAACACCGCCCGAAATCCACGCTCGACCGCCTCGGCGACTTCGAGCGCAGAAAGGCTTTCTTTAAACGAATCAGGGGCAATGACGATTTTCATTCTTTTTCCCTCCTCTTTTGTCTCCATCCAAACACTGGCAACCAAAAGTCATCGGGAACGGCCGCCTTGGCATAAACGATGTAGCACCCTTCAACTATAATGTTGTTCGCCAACCGAAGCGCTGCTTCCTTTGTGCGCAAACAAGCCGGCCAACATGCTAATGCCACGAGCAAGCCATGGCTGCCCGTAGCCGTCATGAGCGGGAAAAGAGAAGCGCCAAACACCTCAGCCGCCGCAATCGCGCTAGCTATACTGGAAGAACCACCCATGCTTTATCTGCTTCCCTTTTCATTCAGCAAAACAAGCACGATCCAGCTGTATTGTTCACTAAAGAATCGGCATCGATTTGAGCCAGCTTTTACTCAATATGTGTCAAATTTTGTGGAAAAAAGGCGAAAAACAACGCCATTTCTCCTATTCCCAAAATTGTGTATATAGTACTATAATAGATGTAACTATACGTTCGTTTGTTCCAATTGGGAACATATTCATTCTATGGCAGTGTCCAAATTGATCATTCGCCATCGTCTTCCACAACTTGTATTTTTGCTGAAAGCCACTGGCATGTGAGTGGCCATCCTCTTTTTTGGCATCACTTCGCCAGCGCCGAAGTTGTCAGAGGTCAGATTTTATAGGAGAGAGAGCCGAGATGTTACTCCGAGCACGACCGATCATTTTTGCTGTTTTTTCCGCGTCCATTGCTGTTGTTTTTGTGTCAAAACCACCTTCCTTCGATCGCACCTATGTCATTGCTTTGCTGTTTTATTGGCTGTTTTCCAGCTTGTATTCACACTTGCGCGTCATCGACAAAACGAAAAACAATATTCCTGTTGATTACGGCATTAACTATAGCTTATCGTTCGCCTTATTTTCCGGCCCGCTCGGGCTGTTTATCTTTGAAACATTGTTTCGCTTGACTGAACATATGGCAAAAAAATATTTGAAAACAGCGGAACCGAATGAATGGCTGCATACATTGTACAATATCGGCTCTTTTGTAACGTTCAATTCACTGGCGTTTGCTTTATACAATCTTCTTCATCCGCTATTTCAATCTGTTCCGCTCATCGGTTTTTGGCTACTTATTTTCCTGCTCGTCATCGTCGTTTCTTTTTTGGCGGACTGCTGCCTGATCATCGTTTTTTATATGACCGGCGATATTCAGACGCAGCGTGAGGCGTTGGATTTTATTAAGACGAGAAGCTGGATGGACATGGGAAAAACAGCGCTGACAAACGGCCTGTTATTTCTTTTTTTGCAAGAACAGCGGTGGGATATGCTCTTAAGCTTATTTTTGCTGAATTACTTCGTCAGCCGTTCGTTCTTTTCCAAATCGCAAAGCATTCAGCATAAACTAGAACGCGACCAGTTTGAAAAAATGGCATACACCGACTTTTTGACCGGCGTCCACAACCGCGCCTATATGGACCAAACAATCGCCAAGTTAAACGGAACAGGCGAATGGATCGGCGTGGTCGTCGCTGATATCGACAATTTCAAAACGATCAACGACACATACAATCATGCCGTCGGCGACGAGGTAATCCGCCATTTTGCCTCAACATTGAAACAGTTTCTTAAAGAGGGTGATTTTTTGTTCCGCAGCGGCGGCGAAGAATTTACGATGTTTTTGCGTAATCGCACGTTTGAAGAGAGCGTCCGACTTGTCGAGGAGATGCGGGAAACAGTGCGCCATAGCACCGTGTTGGTCGATTATATGGCGGCGAAACGTCCCATTGCCTATACGTCGTCGTTCGGTCTTTACTTTTGTCAAGCAGAAGGAACAATGTCAATTGAAAAAGCGTATATTTATGCCGACCATTTATTGCTCCGTTCGAAGGAAAGCGGCAAAAATAAAGTATCAGCCCAATGCGGGGGAGTTGCATAAATTAGACGGCTCCCCCTTGACTTTTCCTTAGCGCCCCCTCTTTCCCTTCCATACTTCCTAAACGTCATTTGGCATAACACCTTAATAATCAAGATTAGCTATCTGTCAAACCAATGCGGCACCCCTTGATTTTCAACCACCTACAGAATGACAAAACGTCGTTTACTTATGATACGGTTCCCCCCGGTTGATCCGAAATGCGCGATAAATTTGCTCGAGCAAAATGAGGCGCATGAGCTGGTGTGGAAACGTCATTTTCGAAAACGACAGCGTCTCATTGGCGCGCGCCATCACTTGTTTGCTTAAGCCAAGCGAGCCGCCGATGACGAACGCCACTTTGCTTTTGCCGTAGGTGGCGAGCTCATCGAGACGGGCGGCGAATTGCTCGGACGATTTCATCTTCCCTTCAATCGCGAGCGCGATGACGTGGGCGTCATGCGGAATTTTCGCCAGCAACCGTTCTCCCTCGCGCTCTTTGATTTGTTCCTCCTCAAGTTCGCTCGCTCGCTCCGGCGTTTTTTCATCAGCGACTTCGATGATGTCGATTTTGGCGTACGCGGACAGACGCTTTGTATATTCATTAATTCCAGCGATTAAATATTTTTCCTTCAATTTACCCACAGCGACAATGGAAATATGCACAAACAACCCCTGCCTTATAAACAGCTTATCAACAGGATTTATCCACATATACACAACACATATCCACATGTTGTGAAAAAACTGTTATCCTCCTACGACATATACAGCTTGTTTCGAACAAAAATGGCACTGTTTTTCGCTGTTGTCCACAGGCAGAAGATCCGGGGCCTGTTCTGTTTCATCTACATATTGATCAATGGCAATGTCGACATGTTCTTCACATGTGAATATCATCATTCTCGCTCCTTTCCCTGTGGAACAAAGAAGGAGCGTTTCCGCTCCCTCCATTCGTTTAATACGACTCGCGCGCCAGCTTCATCGTGACCGTGCGTTTTTTCCCATCACGATAAAACGTGACTTCCATCCGGTCACCGATTGATTTTTTCGTATACAAATATTTGCGCAAATCAAGCACGTTGCGGATTTTTTCGCCGTCAAGCGCCACGATGACATCAAACTGTTTTAAGCCCGCCTGTGCAGCTGGTGACATCGGCACGACTTGAATGACCGCCGCTCCTTCCGT is a window of Geobacillus kaustophilus DNA encoding:
- a CDS encoding glycerate kinase; translation: MKIVIAPDSFKESLSALEVAEAVERGFRAVFPDAEYIKVPMADGGEGTVRSLVDATGGRIVETEVTGPLGEPVRAFFGLLGDGKTAVIEMAAASGLHLVPRDRRNPLVTTTRGTGELIRAALDAGATHLIVGIGGSATNDGGAGMVQALGARLLDRDGRDIGPGGGALADLHTIDLSELDPRLASVRIDVACDVDNPLTGPKGASAIFGPQKGATPDMVAVLDQNLAHYADIIRRELGKQVGDIPGAGAAGGLGAGLLAFLPAELKRGVEIVIETVQLAERVKDADLVITGEGRIDGQTVFGKTPIGVAKTAKQFGVPVIGIAGSLGDDSAVVLDHGIDALFTIVPGVVPLEKALEQAEHYVTQTARHIASVYRLGQMKGTSSS
- a CDS encoding GGDEF domain-containing protein, translated to MLLRARPIIFAVFSASIAVVFVSKPPSFDRTYVIALLFYWLFSSLYSHLRVIDKTKNNIPVDYGINYSLSFALFSGPLGLFIFETLFRLTEHMAKKYLKTAEPNEWLHTLYNIGSFVTFNSLAFALYNLLHPLFQSVPLIGFWLLIFLLVIVVSFLADCCLIIVFYMTGDIQTQREALDFIKTRSWMDMGKTALTNGLLFLFLQEQRWDMLLSLFLLNYFVSRSFFSKSQSIQHKLERDQFEKMAYTDFLTGVHNRAYMDQTIAKLNGTGEWIGVVVADIDNFKTINDTYNHAVGDEVIRHFASTLKQFLKEGDFLFRSGGEEFTMFLRNRTFEESVRLVEEMRETVRHSTVLVDYMAAKRPIAYTSSFGLYFCQAEGTMSIEKAYIYADHLLLRSKESGKNKVSAQCGGVA
- the rlmH gene encoding 23S rRNA (pseudouridine(1915)-N(3))-methyltransferase RlmH, giving the protein MHISIVAVGKLKEKYLIAGINEYTKRLSAYAKIDIIEVADEKTPERASELEEEQIKEREGERLLAKIPHDAHVIALAIEGKMKSSEQFAARLDELATYGKSKVAFVIGGSLGLSKQVMARANETLSFSKMTFPHQLMRLILLEQIYRAFRINRGEPYHK
- a CDS encoding CxxH/CxxC protein, which produces MMIFTCEEHVDIAIDQYVDETEQAPDLLPVDNSEKQCHFCSKQAVYVVGG